In the Desulfovibrio desulfuricans genome, one interval contains:
- a CDS encoding molybdopterin biosynthesis protein gives MKRNTYLTLLPPEEARANWFSCLDAKTFALGEERIPLAQALRRVLSRPVAALRSSPAFHGAAMDGIAVHAEDTFTASARTPLRLKLGEQAHWINTGHPLPLGCNAVVMMENINTETEKDSQGESQWAVIEKAAFPWQHVRKMGEDMVATEIILPPGTCIGPYDLGALAAGGALEVPVFRRPRVSIIPSGSEIVPLVDAREEDLRAGRVLPEFNSLIFSAMITEAGGEAATLPVVPDDPEAIRAAIASAIATADMVILNAGSSAGSHDFTAHVLGQMGTVVTHGISVMPGKPTVLAVVNGKPVVGVPGYPVSAGISMEEFVLPLLALWQKRAMSERQKITAVPCNPLPSRPGMEERLRVKLGCVGDTVVAVPLPRGAGTITSLSRADGIIRIPRDSEGCNAGEPVTVELLRPATALAGALLAIGSHDNTLDLLDSMLRKAHPQYRLTSAHVGSLGGIMALKRGQCHLAGSHLLDPASGVYNRKAIEDNLEEPTVLLRLVDREQGILTAPGNPLGISSIEDLAKPGVRFINRQRGSGTRVLLDYRLSCLGISPTSINGYRDEEYTHMNVAAAVLSGRVDAGLAVRAAANALGLPFTPIGVEEYDLVIPRRFFDGDAVQALLDVIRSEAFRQTVEGMGGYGTEKTGQVIWEYAGK, from the coding sequence TTGAAGCGCAACACCTATCTGACCCTGCTGCCCCCGGAAGAAGCCCGCGCCAACTGGTTTTCATGCCTTGACGCCAAAACTTTCGCCCTTGGCGAAGAACGCATCCCTCTGGCGCAGGCCCTGCGCCGCGTGCTCAGCAGGCCCGTGGCGGCCCTGCGCTCATCCCCTGCCTTTCACGGCGCGGCTATGGACGGCATTGCCGTACATGCGGAAGATACCTTCACCGCCTCTGCCCGCACCCCATTGCGGCTCAAACTCGGCGAGCAGGCCCACTGGATCAACACCGGGCACCCCTTGCCTCTGGGCTGCAATGCCGTGGTGATGATGGAGAACATCAATACCGAGACCGAAAAGGATTCTCAGGGCGAATCGCAGTGGGCCGTTATAGAAAAAGCCGCCTTTCCCTGGCAGCACGTGCGCAAAATGGGTGAAGACATGGTGGCTACAGAGATCATCCTGCCGCCCGGCACGTGCATTGGCCCCTACGACCTTGGCGCGCTGGCGGCAGGCGGCGCGCTTGAAGTGCCAGTATTCCGCCGCCCTCGTGTTTCCATCATCCCCAGCGGGTCGGAAATTGTGCCGCTTGTGGACGCGCGGGAGGAAGACCTGCGCGCAGGCCGTGTGCTGCCCGAATTCAATTCACTGATTTTTTCGGCCATGATTACGGAGGCCGGGGGCGAAGCCGCCACCCTGCCTGTTGTTCCTGACGACCCAGAGGCCATACGGGCCGCCATTGCCAGCGCCATTGCAACTGCCGACATGGTCATTCTCAATGCCGGGTCTTCGGCTGGCAGCCACGACTTTACAGCCCATGTGCTCGGGCAGATGGGCACTGTAGTGACGCACGGCATTTCAGTCATGCCGGGCAAACCCACGGTGCTGGCGGTGGTCAACGGCAAGCCAGTGGTGGGTGTACCGGGGTATCCGGTTTCTGCGGGCATATCCATGGAAGAATTTGTTCTGCCCCTGCTGGCCCTGTGGCAAAAGCGTGCCATGAGCGAGCGGCAAAAGATCACGGCAGTACCCTGCAATCCCCTGCCCTCGCGCCCCGGCATGGAAGAACGGCTGCGGGTCAAACTGGGCTGCGTGGGTGATACTGTTGTGGCCGTGCCACTGCCGCGCGGAGCAGGCACCATAACCAGCCTCAGCCGGGCAGATGGCATCATCCGCATTCCGCGCGACAGCGAAGGCTGCAATGCCGGGGAGCCCGTTACTGTCGAGCTGCTGCGCCCCGCCACGGCCCTCGCGGGCGCACTGCTTGCCATTGGCAGTCACGACAACACGCTTGACCTGCTGGACAGCATGCTGCGCAAGGCGCATCCGCAGTACCGGCTCACCTCGGCCCATGTGGGCTCGCTGGGCGGCATCATGGCGCTCAAGCGCGGGCAGTGCCATCTGGCGGGCAGCCATCTGCTCGACCCGGCAAGCGGCGTATATAACCGCAAGGCCATTGAAGATAATCTGGAAGAACCCACTGTGCTGCTGCGTCTGGTGGACAGGGAACAGGGCATTCTGACCGCGCCCGGCAACCCCCTTGGCATCAGCAGTATTGAAGACCTCGCCAAGCCGGGGGTGCGCTTCATCAACCGCCAGCGCGGCAGCGGAACCCGCGTACTGCTTGATTACCGCCTGAGTTGCCTTGGTATCTCGCCCACAAGCATCAACGGTTACCGCGACGAGGAATACACCCACATGAACGTTGCGGCGGCTGTGCTTTCCGGCCGGGTGGATGCCGGCCTTGCCGTGCGGGCGGCAGCCAACGCCTTGGGCCTGCCATTCACGCCCATCGGTGTTGAGGAATATGATCTGGTCATTCCCCGGCGCTTTTTTGATGGGGATGCGGTTCAGGCCCTGCTGGATGTTATCCGCAGCGAGGCATTCCGCCAGACCGTGGAGGGCATGGGCGGTTACGGCACGGAAAAAACCGGGCAGGTAATCTGGGAATACGCCGGGAAATAG
- a CDS encoding HesA/MoeB/ThiF family protein: protein MTISDLHQFFSPYIRAKYPTKPAGDMQETLFVSLEGLRLWAASQALTLRAAMIYLLGQNIWPERFRRNFGLVTAEEMTRLLHSRVLVLGCGGLGGHVAELLARSGVGIIRLVDNDVFDESNLNRQRFCSERVLGQRKVCVVRDALADIASHVETEALGLVADEGNLPDLVAGMDVALDCLDNISAKTALEQAALAAGVPFVHGSVLRDEGFCYANAGPQARLEELYPQGQSNSELEHARREGVGALAPASVACLMALLALRAILSRTASSALFHLDLSVPEMERFDWAGKV from the coding sequence ATGACAATATCTGATCTGCACCAGTTCTTCAGCCCTTATATCCGGGCAAAATACCCCACAAAACCTGCTGGCGACATGCAGGAAACCCTGTTCGTGAGCCTTGAGGGATTGCGCCTCTGGGCTGCGTCCCAGGCTCTGACGCTACGTGCTGCCATGATTTACCTGTTGGGGCAGAACATCTGGCCGGAGCGCTTTCGCCGGAATTTCGGGCTGGTCACAGCGGAAGAAATGACGCGGCTGCTGCATAGCCGCGTACTTGTGCTGGGCTGCGGCGGTCTGGGGGGGCATGTGGCCGAACTGTTGGCCCGCTCCGGTGTGGGGATCATCCGGCTGGTGGATAACGATGTGTTTGACGAGAGCAATCTCAACCGCCAGCGGTTCTGCTCCGAGCGTGTGCTGGGGCAGCGCAAGGTTTGCGTAGTGCGTGATGCGCTGGCGGATATTGCCAGCCACGTGGAGACAGAAGCTCTTGGATTAGTGGCCGATGAGGGCAATCTGCCCGATCTTGTGGCTGGTATGGACGTGGCCCTGGACTGCCTGGACAACATCAGCGCCAAAACAGCCCTGGAACAGGCAGCGCTCGCTGCTGGCGTGCCCTTTGTTCACGGTTCCGTATTGCGCGACGAAGGCTTTTGCTACGCCAACGCAGGCCCGCAGGCGCGGCTTGAGGAGCTTTACCCGCAGGGGCAGAGCAACAGCGAGCTTGAGCATGCAAGGCGCGAAGGCGTTGGGGCGCTGGCCCCGGCTTCGGTTGCCTGCCTCATGGCGCTGCTGGCTCTGCGGGCCATTTTGAGCCGCACAGCCAGCAGCGCGCTGTTCCACCTTGACCTCTCCGTGCCGGAGATGGAGCGTTTTGACTGGGCGGGCAAGGTCTAG
- a CDS encoding MoaD/ThiS family protein — protein sequence MKLTVKLSTTLRDYVPGYVPETGLQVEMPEGSTVAQLAQHLGLPPQDIKIVMVNGRQQKVSDPMRDGDRIAYFPAVGGG from the coding sequence ATGAAACTGACCGTTAAGCTGAGCACCACCCTGCGTGACTATGTGCCGGGCTACGTGCCGGAAACAGGCTTGCAGGTGGAAATGCCGGAAGGAAGCACCGTGGCCCAGTTGGCGCAACATCTGGGTTTGCCGCCGCAAGACATAAAAATTGTCATGGTCAACGGACGCCAGCAGAAGGTGAGCGATCCCATGCGCGACGGAGACCGTATTGCCTATTTTCCGGCTGTCGGAGGAGGCTAG